The genomic region TGTTGAAATACCACATGGTCTAATGTGGCAATGACaccttgacattttgaaattaTATCCACCACCTACCAACTTGGTTTTTCTGAGCCTTGTAACATCATGATCACGTTCTTGGAATCCCCTTCTATGATTAACCTTCTTTGTTTATTTTTGGCAATTGAGATGCCATTAAAAGCTACCATCATCTCAGCCGTGCTGGATGTTTGAGTACCGAGATAAGCCACATAGGCCGGCACCACTTTGCCCTCCGAGTCCCTAATGGTCCACCACCCTCTCCTGCCCGAACCAAGTTTAAGTGATAAGGATAGGGTTATTAATGTTTTTGAGTGATTTTAAATATTTCAATACATGATAATGATTGTAGTGAGTGATTTTGGATGAATGAAATGACCAAGGGTTGATCTTCTTTCATACAAGTCCAAgacacacatattttttaaaaATGACACATAAGTTAGTGAATGATAAGATTATGCTAAGTTGGACTACGACTAGAATAAAAATTGAATTCTCAAGGCTACACATGCAACCTAGAGGCGAAGGGCTTAGGTTCTTTTTTTAATCAGGGCAAAGAAAAAAGTATTCCAAACTAAGGTAAGATGGTATTTGTAAGTGATATACAATGTTGAAGGGTAACAAACGTGTCAAATTAAAATAATGACGTACTAAAATTGCAAAGAAAAACACCCACAAAAAGTgatgaaaaaagaaagaaaaatgtgaaaatatatttttcatttttacaATGGTAAAGATACCTATTGTTTATTCAACTTATTAAGATTATTTCTTTAATTTATTATTCAAAAATTATTGCTGAGTCAAgtcttaatatatatttttaatattaatctaATCTAAGTTTAATTTTCTTTCGAGATACTAAATTTACTATCCTTTTTTATTAATACTAGTCCTTTTCCTAGTTTATGCAATGTGTTTTGTACAGTCAAACTCCTTATAGTGGTCGTAAGTCTTGTAACTAACAATTTCATGGAATCTGTGTGAATACTTTGTTGAGTTGATGGACCATAGGGCTTCGACGAAAACGTGcagcaagaaagaaagaaagaagtctTGCAGTGGAAGATCTCTAATGAAGGTCTTACAACTCAAGCTAGCCGTTCTTTCAGAAGTCACTATATTTGACTAAGTTTCCAAACTTTTCACTTTCACAAATGCTCACGTAACCAAAACTACCTAAAATTCATCAATTCCTTGTCTGCAAGATCCATATTCCACACGCTTTGAAGACCAGTTCAATAATCTGACATATATGTTACATTAACGCTATGTATTGGTTCAAATAACTTGGGTACCACTGATGTAAACTCACATGTTCAGAAACCAGGACAACATGGTATGACACAAAAATTCAAACCCCTAGAAAGTTAGAGGCTTAAGGTGTTCACACTTGTGAGGATCCGGTTTTTCGTTTGAGTATTTTTCAATTTgggattttgaatatttttttattgttaggaaattaaaatcatattttatttaaaataattttcttattaatcttgttaattgtttgaaatttaagttcttgatttttttttattgcttTCTTTTCATAAAAAGGGtacaaatttattaaacacaaatgAGATTTGCAAAGTAACAATGGCAAGAAGCCTAACAAAGAACCAAAAATTACACATTTCTATCATCCTCAACTAATTGCCCTGACAAATGAAACAAATAATGTCTCGTATCAGCAATATTCCATCCTTGCATACAATTAGAAGTCCATTTGATTAGACAATTCGCTACTCTATTACACTCTCTAGGAATATGAGAAAAGGTAACAAATTCTAAAGATGACTCAATCTTAGACTTTGGCGAATAACCATAGCTAAATGCCAATTCCCACCATCCAATCACTGCTCATTCAACATATTTACCACCACTTGTGAGTTAGATTCACAAATAATCCTTTGCCGACCAAGATTACAACCTTTCTCCATTGCATACAATAATTCATAGCAACTCTACTTAAAGTAGATTCTTCCTTAATCTTTGTGAAACAACTCTGAGCAACTTTACATCTGACCTATAAAGAAAGAGAATATCTTATAATTAAGAAAGGTGTTCACAGTAGTGAGGATCTGGTTGTTCTCGAGTGTTTGCAATGGGAGGTTAGTTGTTAGAAATTTGGGTTTTCAACAATTCTTGATTgttaagaaattgaaaattacattttaattaaaaactattttccttcattttatcaaactATTCTAAATTTGaattctctattatttttattattaaaaatttaaaaatggtgTTTTGCTTAAAATAGATTCTTCGTTCATCTTGTCAAATTATTCCAATCTGGATTCATGACTATTCTTTGATAAACTTTGTGACAATTTTACATCTCATCTACCAAGAAAGAGAAAAAAATCTTATTTGAAAATTGTGTTTTGCTTTAAATAGATTCTTCGTTCATCTTGTCAAATTGTTCCAATCTGGATTCATGACTATTCTTTTCTTTACTTTACTTTTAAGAAACTGAAAGTTATTACTTTTACTTTTAATAGATTCTTtgtttcaacaattctttgataaACTTTGTGACAATTTTACATCTCATCTACCAAGAAAGAGAAAAAAATCTTATTTTAATAAAGAGAAGGGAAAAAAAATCTTATCTTGGAAATGAAAGGCTGACCAGGGATAGATTCTTCTCTGGTGTAAAAAGTGTTAGGATTTAGCACAATACAATAAAGTGGAGAGAAAAGCTTGAAAGATAAGTATGGAGTCAAGCGACCAGTTGAAATTGGTCAACCACCAGTAGAAAGTAGTGGGACTGCCCCGAATGCCACGGCACGGTCATCTGGGCATACAAAAATCAAGATGATAGAGATTGCGGTTAACATATGGTCCATTTTCTTTGGTGTGGGGAAGTTTCGTGGTAAGTCAGAAACACAGTGCCCACGCGGTTTACTCCTCCTTCTTGGAAACTTAGAGAAATCTATTAAAAACTATCTGCTGGCACGCGGCGCATTTATTGTACCATTTATTCCACCAGTCACATAGCCGACCCTATTCAACGTCATAGATGGCGGGTCATCATGAGCTTGCTTCGAGATTAAGTCTGCTCTTTGTGTATTTATAGTCCCCAAACTTTGCCTGTCTTCTATCGCAGTAATGATCTTGGCTTGTTTTGTTTCActggtatttatatttatattcCCAATTTTTTGTTTAGGAATTCGTTTTTTTACAGGTTCTGTCTAGTCCACGTTAAAATTTGGGGAATTTCAACGAGACACCTGGAATTTGTTTCTTGGTTTGCAGGGGGGGCAACGAGATACCCGTGTGAGGAAATCTGAGAGGCTATAAATAAACCTGTTTGCCGTGTGCCTCGAATAATGAATCTCGAAAGGCTCGTGAGATTGTTTTATCGACTTTTTCAGGGAATTTCGATGTGTTTTGTGTTCATCCGGACGTGCAAAACTTACAGCAAATTGAAGATGGCGTTAAGTGCAGCCGTTGAGGCGGCTTCATTGTCTCCCGTTGGAGTTTCGACTTCTTATTCTCCCAATTCTGTCAGAAGACGCTCGTTTCAAGATTTGAGCGTTGAGATCTGTTCTGAAAGCTCACAGCCATTGGCGTCTCCTTTGAATTCTGCTTCTCCTTATGGAAAACTGAAAACTTTTTCTCCTGGATCGAAGATTAGAAATAGCTCTGTGCACTTTCAGGAGTGTCTGGGACCCGCTAATACAATACCCATCGACCAATTTCAATTGGTTTCTCCCCGAAGACCCAATTTGACTGGTTTAAATCAGAATTGTCATGGTTTTGTACAGGGAAACGATCTTTCAGGGCCTTCAGCATATTTTAATACAGAATCCTCTGTTAAAATTCATGAAGATAAAGTGGGATGTGATGACTCGAAGGTTAACGCTACCGGTGGATTTATTGAAGGAAATGGGTTGAAATTGAATCGGCCTCCATTAGCCTCAAAGAGGCGGCGTCCTCCGACGCTTGAAATTCCTCACTTGCCCATGTCTTTAACGCCATGTTTTCACAGAGCTAACTTGGCTGAGGAGTTGCAGAAGGAAACGTGTTTTCAAGGTTGTAACTACTCTGTTGCCTGCAAAAAGGGTCGCAGAGAAGTTATGGAAGACGCTTACAAGGCAATCATTAACATTTCTGGGGATTCCAGGAAGGTCAGTAAATATTTTAATGGTTAATAACATCAAATTTTCATTGTCATTTCTGGATTTTATTGTGTTTGACTTCTCATCAATATTTTAGATTAATTTACCATCGAGGATGGATCGCAATGTTGATAAAAAACATctaacacaatcgaatccaaagaacaatattttattatttttttaaatttatctgAGACACGTCTTATAATAACTGTTACATCAATCTTATGTCATGACCCCATGAGAGTTTTCTTCCTTAAAATAATGTCCCCACTGGTGACCTATATGCTTTTTATATTAAATAACATATTCAAGATTGTGTCTTTTCAGGCTTTCTTCGGTGTGTTTGATGGGCATGGCGGCCGCAAGGCTGCGGATTTTGCAGCAGAGAGACTCGGCCAAAACATTGCAGATGCAGTCACTGAAAACGGGAAAGGCGACTGTCACATGGAAGACGTGGTTAGAACAGGCTACCTGACCACAGACGAAGCCTTTTCCAAGCAGGTATGAAATTCAAAACACCAATTCTGCTAGTATTTTGTAACAAGCTCAAGCTGTACTGAATGAAAACCTAATAATTGAATGAACATCTAATGAATGAAATTTTGAAGTCCAATTTGAAGGTTGAATGAACATATAATGAACGAAATTTTGAAGCACAATTTGA from Cryptomeria japonica chromosome 3, Sugi_1.0, whole genome shotgun sequence harbors:
- the LOC131027799 gene encoding probable protein phosphatase 2C 2 translates to MNLERLVRLFYRLFQGISMCFVFIRTCKTYSKLKMALSAAVEAASLSPVGVSTSYSPNSVRRRSFQDLSVEICSESSQPLASPLNSASPYGKLKTFSPGSKIRNSSVHFQECLGPANTIPIDQFQLVSPRRPNLTGLNQNCHGFVQGNDLSGPSAYFNTESSVKIHEDKVGCDDSKVNATGGFIEGNGLKLNRPPLASKRRRPPTLEIPHLPMSLTPCFHRANLAEELQKETCFQGCNYSVACKKGRREVMEDAYKAIINISGDSRKAFFGVFDGHGGRKAADFAAERLGQNIADAVTENGKGDCHMEDVVRTGYLTTDEAFSKQNINSGACCVTALITGDLMVVANAGDCRAVLSRDGNAEALTCDHRVEREDERQRIEDLGGYVDCHNGVWRVQGLLAVSRSIGDINMKELISAEPEMKKLTITPDCEFLILASDGLWDKISNQEAVDTSRALCVEKLRSAEGFCERSLRACRKLVDVAVSRGSKDDVTVMIVDLKHFCR